From one Triticum aestivum cultivar Chinese Spring chromosome 4B, IWGSC CS RefSeq v2.1, whole genome shotgun sequence genomic stretch:
- the LOC123090026 gene encoding uncharacterized protein has product MPHTCLVLRGAEKRPDCAKIRAQSRGSQTWTRPKPYLTTRDILGRLPPCDLAASRCVRKTWRAVVDARRLLLPHLLPHSLHGIFINYIDYESPRCFSRPSAQKPLIDCNLDFLPGYAEDFDPIVDHCNGLLLYESDMNLCSYVVNPATRQWGRLHYKTDHRHHLAYLAFDPAVSPHYEVLLIPCVPDKVDPAQDSMEWPPSSWVFDVFSSSTRKWLKRSFIRQGVAAGTVTDVRVDPLEPKSMCGGGPRRRYSAYWRGSLYVHCRGAFVVRYYCIFAESYFYFLS; this is encoded by the exons ATGCCGCACACGTGCCTCGTCCTACGTGGCGCAGAAAAACGACCGgattgtgccaagattcgtgcacaaA GTCGCGGAAGCCAGACATGGACCAGACCGAAGCCCTACCTGACGACACGCGACATCCTCGGCCGCCTCCCGCCGTGTGATCTAGCCGCGTCCCGCTGCGTCCGCAAGACATGGCGCGCCGTCGTGGACGCCCGCCGCCtgctgctcccgcacctgctcccgcattcGCTGCATGGCATCTTCATCAACTACATCGACTACGAGAGCCCCCGCTGCTTCTCGCGCCCCTCCGCACAGAAGCCCTTGATCGACTGCAACCTTGACTTCCTGCCTGGTTACGCCGAGGATTTCGACCCGATCGTAGATCACTGCAACGGCCTCTTGCTTTATGAGAGCGACATGAACTTGTGCTCCTATGTGGTCAACCCCGCCACGCGACAATGGGGACGTCTCCACTACAAGAccgaccaccgccaccacctcgcaTACCTTGCGTTCGACCCTGCCGTCTCACCCCACTATGAGGTGCTTTTGATCCCGTGTGTACCTGACAAAGTGGACCCTGCACAAGACTCTATGGAATGGCCACCATCCTCGTGGGTGTTTGATGTGTTCTCATCTAGTACAAGGAAATGGCTCAAGAGGTCCTTTATCCGCCAAGGCGTGGCTGCGGGCACAGTGACCGATGTTCGGGTAGATCCACTAGAGCCAAAATCTATGTGCGGGGGAGGTCCAAGGCGGCGATATAGTGCGTACTGGCGAGGATCACTCTATGTGCATTGTCGCGGTGCGTTTGTCGTCAGGTATTACTGCATCTTTGCAGAATCGTACTTCTACTTCTTGTCTTAG